In Simplicispira sp. 125, one DNA window encodes the following:
- a CDS encoding ProQ/FINO family protein: MTDSAPAPDQTPATAAAPGTAANEGPVNAPASAQGTPPPANATRGNARGRRKGAGPAAGAGAPQADGQAKTPRAPRPVPPALEKLAELYPQLFGAVFLPLKRGIFQDLLAAHPELFEREALKLALGIHTRSTRYLHSVAEGRQRHDLQGQPVEAMAPEHIHQALLEVHRRRQGRGGEDLRPKLVARIVRNIQASGLTREEYAERMHSRDEAANAVLAEALTELAALQAREEALLRAYEASGKTVAEFADMYGMDPRTAERSLHNARQRATAPAPDAAA; the protein is encoded by the coding sequence ATGACCGATTCCGCGCCCGCACCTGACCAGACCCCCGCTACCGCCGCAGCCCCAGGCACGGCCGCGAACGAGGGGCCTGTGAACGCTCCCGCCAGCGCGCAGGGCACGCCCCCGCCCGCCAACGCCACGCGCGGCAACGCCCGCGGCCGCCGCAAAGGTGCAGGTCCCGCAGCCGGTGCCGGTGCACCGCAGGCCGATGGCCAGGCCAAGACGCCCCGCGCGCCACGGCCCGTGCCGCCCGCGCTGGAAAAGCTGGCCGAGCTGTACCCGCAACTCTTTGGCGCAGTGTTTCTGCCGCTCAAGCGCGGCATCTTCCAGGACCTGCTGGCCGCACACCCCGAGCTGTTTGAGCGCGAAGCGCTGAAACTGGCCCTGGGCATCCATACACGCTCCACCCGCTATCTGCACAGCGTTGCCGAAGGGCGCCAGCGCCACGACCTGCAGGGCCAGCCGGTGGAAGCCATGGCCCCCGAGCACATCCACCAGGCACTGCTGGAGGTGCACCGCCGCCGCCAGGGCCGGGGCGGCGAGGATCTGCGGCCCAAACTGGTGGCGCGCATCGTGCGCAATATCCAGGCCAGCGGCCTGACGCGCGAGGAATACGCCGAACGCATGCACTCCCGCGACGAAGCCGCCAACGCCGTGCTGGCCGAGGCCCTGACCGAACTGGCTGCACTGCAGGCACGCGAAGAAGCCCTGCTGCGCGCCTACGAGGCCAGCGGCAAGACCGTGGCGGAATTTGCCGACATGTATGGCATGGACCCGCGCACCGCAGAGCGCAGCCTGCACAACGCCCGCCAGCGCGCCACTGCACCTGCACCTGACGCTGCGGCATGA
- the glcF gene encoding glycolate oxidase subunit GlcF, protein MQTQLAPEFQGTPEGIEAEAILRKCVHCGFCTATCPTYQLLGDELDGPRGRIYLIKQVLEGAQPTRATQLHLDRCLTCRNCESTCPSGVQYGHLVDIGRKIVDEKVPRPLVQRGLRWALKEGLPSPLFAPAMKMGQAVRGLLPASLRAKVPAPEPAGAWPTREHARKVLMLVGCVQPAMMPGINSATARVLDAASIQTLVAPEAGCCGAVKFHLNDQDGGLAQMRANIDAWWPHIESGAVEAIVMNASGCGVTVKEYGHLLRHDPQYADKAARTSALTRDLSELLPDIAPALQGRLRNIPQGVVAFHPPCTLQHGQQLRGGVEQHLRTLGFDVRLTLNESHLCCGSAGTYSVLQAQLSHQLLERKIGHLSALEPVVITSANIGCITHLQSGTGTPVRHWVQVLDDALAA, encoded by the coding sequence ATGCAAACCCAACTGGCCCCCGAATTCCAAGGCACCCCCGAAGGCATCGAAGCCGAAGCCATCCTGCGCAAATGCGTGCACTGTGGCTTTTGCACCGCCACCTGCCCCACCTACCAGTTGCTGGGCGACGAGCTGGACGGCCCGCGGGGCCGCATCTACCTCATCAAACAGGTGCTCGAAGGCGCGCAGCCCACACGCGCCACGCAACTGCACCTGGACCGGTGCCTGACCTGCCGCAACTGCGAAAGTACCTGCCCCAGCGGCGTGCAGTACGGCCACCTGGTGGACATCGGCCGCAAGATCGTGGACGAGAAGGTGCCACGCCCGCTGGTGCAGCGAGGCCTGCGCTGGGCACTGAAGGAGGGCCTGCCCTCACCCCTGTTCGCCCCCGCCATGAAGATGGGCCAGGCCGTGCGCGGCCTGCTGCCCGCCAGCCTGCGCGCCAAGGTGCCCGCACCCGAACCCGCCGGTGCCTGGCCCACGCGCGAGCACGCACGCAAGGTGCTGATGCTGGTGGGCTGCGTGCAGCCCGCCATGATGCCGGGCATCAACAGCGCCACGGCGCGTGTGCTCGACGCGGCCAGTATCCAGACCCTGGTGGCACCCGAGGCCGGTTGCTGCGGCGCCGTCAAGTTCCACCTGAACGACCAGGACGGCGGCCTGGCACAAATGCGCGCCAACATCGATGCCTGGTGGCCGCACATCGAGAGCGGCGCGGTCGAAGCCATCGTCATGAATGCCTCGGGCTGCGGCGTCACCGTGAAGGAATACGGCCACCTGCTGCGCCACGACCCGCAGTACGCCGACAAGGCGGCCCGCACCAGCGCGCTGACACGCGACCTCTCGGAACTGCTGCCCGACATTGCCCCAGCGCTACAAGGCCGCCTGCGCAACATCCCCCAGGGCGTGGTGGCCTTCCACCCGCCTTGCACGCTGCAGCACGGCCAGCAACTGCGCGGCGGGGTAGAGCAACACCTGCGCACGCTGGGCTTCGATGTGCGCCTGACCCTGAACGAATCGCACCTGTGCTGTGGCTCGGCTGGCACCTATTCGGTGCTGCAGGCCCAGCTCTCGCACCAGTTGCTTGAACGCAAGATCGGCCACCTGTCCGCCCTGGAACCGGTCGTCATCACCTCGGCCAACATTGGCTGCATCACCCACCTGCAAAGCGGCACCGGGACACCGGTGCGCCACTGGGTGCAGGTGCTGGACGACGCGTTGGCTGCATGA
- a CDS encoding EexN family lipoprotein: protein MRKFMMLLTIAAVLTGCGKTEPMATDTVESLVGNPERLRELREQCRLDHAKMGDALCNRVAEATRKRFQGNGTPYTPPKTSPKF, encoded by the coding sequence ATGCGGAAATTCATGATGCTCCTGACTATTGCTGCAGTGCTTACCGGCTGCGGAAAGACCGAGCCCATGGCCACGGATACCGTGGAGTCGTTGGTGGGCAACCCTGAGCGGTTGAGGGAGTTGCGCGAGCAGTGCAGGCTCGACCACGCGAAGATGGGCGACGCACTGTGCAACCGTGTGGCCGAGGCCACGCGCAAGCGCTTCCAGGGCAACGGCACGCCGTACACCCCTCCCAAGACATCACCCAAGTTCTAA
- the amt gene encoding ammonium transporter, giving the protein MKKLLASLLLGLGLLATGPLALAQAPATPEPAAMAAPAEPAAATDTATAPAPAAPVAAAAVAPAAPAAAPKLDSGDTAWMLTSTLLVILMTLPGLALFYGGLARSKNMLSVLVQVFVVFAIISVLWALYGYSLAFTGEGRFFGGLDKLFLKGIAPDTLSGLLPTIPEYVFVAFQSTFAAITVALIVGSFAERIRFSAVLIFSLLWFTFSYIPMAHMVWGGGLLAKDGALDFAGGTVVHINAGVAALVGAYLVGKRIGYGKEALTPHSLTLTMVGASLLWVGWFGFNAGSAGAANGVAGLAFINTVLATAAATLSWLAGESLHKGKASMLGAASGAVAGLVAVTPAAGFVGPMGSIVMGLIAGIVCLWGVGGLKRMLGADDAFDVFGVHGVGGILGAILTGVFASQSLGGTGGLTPDTYAMGAQVWVQTKSVLVTIVWSGVVALVAYKVADMLVGLRVSEEAEREGLDITSHGETAYSR; this is encoded by the coding sequence ATGAAAAAACTGCTTGCCTCCCTCCTGCTAGGGCTGGGCCTGCTGGCCACCGGTCCGCTCGCCCTGGCCCAGGCACCTGCCACTCCCGAACCCGCCGCCATGGCGGCCCCGGCCGAACCGGCTGCAGCTACCGACACGGCGACAGCGCCAGCCCCGGCTGCGCCTGTGGCCGCGGCTGCAGTGGCCCCGGCCGCACCGGCCGCCGCACCCAAGCTCGACTCGGGCGATACCGCCTGGATGCTCACTTCCACGCTGCTGGTCATCCTGATGACCCTCCCCGGCCTGGCGCTGTTCTACGGCGGCCTGGCCCGCTCGAAGAACATGCTGTCGGTGCTGGTGCAGGTGTTCGTGGTCTTTGCCATCATCAGCGTGCTGTGGGCGCTGTACGGCTACAGCCTGGCATTCACCGGTGAGGGCCGGTTCTTCGGCGGGCTGGACAAGCTGTTCCTCAAGGGCATCGCACCCGACACGCTCTCCGGTCTGCTGCCCACCATTCCGGAATATGTGTTCGTGGCCTTCCAGTCCACCTTTGCCGCCATCACCGTGGCGCTGATCGTGGGCTCGTTCGCTGAACGCATCCGCTTCTCGGCCGTGCTGATTTTCTCGCTGCTGTGGTTCACCTTCAGCTACATCCCCATGGCCCACATGGTGTGGGGCGGCGGCCTGCTGGCCAAGGACGGTGCGCTCGACTTTGCCGGGGGCACGGTGGTGCACATCAACGCCGGTGTGGCCGCGCTGGTGGGCGCCTACCTGGTGGGCAAGCGCATTGGTTACGGCAAGGAAGCGCTGACCCCGCACAGTCTGACGCTGACCATGGTGGGCGCCTCGCTCCTGTGGGTGGGCTGGTTCGGTTTCAACGCAGGTTCGGCCGGTGCCGCCAACGGCGTGGCGGGCCTGGCTTTCATCAACACCGTGCTGGCCACGGCCGCGGCCACCCTGTCGTGGCTGGCGGGTGAATCGCTGCACAAGGGCAAGGCCTCCATGCTGGGCGCGGCCTCGGGCGCTGTGGCCGGGCTGGTGGCCGTGACCCCGGCAGCAGGCTTCGTGGGCCCCATGGGTTCCATCGTGATGGGCCTGATCGCGGGCATCGTCTGCCTGTGGGGCGTGGGTGGTCTCAAGCGCATGCTGGGTGCGGACGATGCCTTTGACGTGTTTGGCGTGCACGGCGTGGGCGGCATTCTGGGCGCCATCCTGACCGGTGTGTTCGCCTCGCAAAGCCTGGGCGGCACGGGCGGCCTCACCCCCGACACCTATGCCATGGGCGCCCAGGTCTGGGTCCAGACCAAGAGCGTGCTGGTCACCATCGTGTGGTCCGGCGTGGTGGCCTTGGTGGCCTACAAGGTGGCCGACATGCTGGTGGGCCTGCGCGTGAGCGAAGAAGCCGAACGCGAAGGCCTGGACATCACCTCGCACGGCGAAACGGCTTACAGCCGCTGA
- the glcE gene encoding glycolate oxidase subunit GlcE, producing MESALHHMIEQVRAAGARQAPLHIRGGGSKDFHGTLPPGELLDTRDWRGIVSHEPTELVVTVRAGTPLAELEAALSEKNQCLPFEPPHFGPGATVGGMVAAGLSGPARASVGAVRDYVLGLQLINGRAEHLVFGGQVMKNVAGYDISRLMVGAWGTLGVITEVSLKVLPVAPAEATLRFELDQTEALRRLHAWGGQPLPLNASCWVHDAGMDTLYVRLRGAVAAVEAACRSMGGERQDNARVAADWAACRDQALPWFAAGPSAGLDLWRLSLPATAPVLALPGGVAPPLVEWHGALRWVQAAPGHAQALHDAARQAGGSASLFRAHSADGESATAFFDPLPAGLQAIHERLRQSFDPAGIFNPGRMAWQR from the coding sequence ATGGAAAGCGCCCTTCACCACATGATTGAACAGGTGCGCGCCGCAGGCGCGCGCCAGGCACCACTGCACATCCGTGGCGGCGGCAGCAAGGATTTTCACGGCACCCTGCCCCCAGGTGAGCTGCTGGACACCCGGGACTGGCGAGGCATCGTCAGCCACGAGCCCACCGAGCTGGTGGTGACCGTGCGTGCGGGCACGCCGCTGGCCGAGCTGGAAGCAGCCCTGTCCGAAAAAAACCAGTGCCTGCCCTTTGAGCCACCGCATTTCGGCCCGGGTGCCACCGTGGGCGGCATGGTGGCAGCGGGCCTGTCGGGCCCGGCCCGCGCCAGCGTGGGCGCGGTGCGCGACTATGTCCTCGGCCTGCAACTGATCAATGGCCGCGCCGAGCACCTGGTGTTTGGCGGCCAGGTGATGAAGAACGTGGCCGGGTACGACATTTCGCGCCTCATGGTGGGTGCCTGGGGCACGCTGGGGGTGATCACCGAGGTCAGCCTCAAGGTGCTGCCCGTGGCTCCGGCCGAGGCCACGCTGCGCTTTGAACTGGACCAGACCGAGGCCCTGCGCCGCCTGCACGCCTGGGGCGGCCAGCCACTGCCGCTCAACGCCAGCTGCTGGGTGCACGACGCGGGCATGGACACGCTTTACGTGCGCCTGCGCGGCGCCGTGGCCGCCGTCGAGGCAGCTTGCCGCAGCATGGGCGGCGAGCGCCAGGACAACGCCCGCGTGGCCGCCGACTGGGCCGCCTGCCGCGACCAGGCCTTGCCCTGGTTCGCCGCAGGGCCCAGCGCCGGACTGGATCTGTGGCGCCTGTCACTGCCCGCCACCGCGCCAGTGCTGGCGCTGCCCGGCGGCGTGGCGCCGCCGCTGGTCGAGTGGCACGGCGCGCTGCGCTGGGTGCAGGCCGCCCCCGGGCATGCGCAGGCGTTACACGACGCCGCCCGCCAGGCAGGCGGCAGCGCTTCACTTTTCAGAGCGCATAGCGCTGATGGAGAAAGCGCCACAGCCTTTTTTGATCCTTTACCCGCCGGGCTGCAAGCCATCCACGAACGCTTGCGCCAGAGCTTTGACCCGGCCGGCATCTTCAACCCAGGCCGCATGGCCTGGCAGCGCTAG
- a CDS encoding TorF family putative porin, giving the protein MNHTSLKTLGIALVAAMPLMASAQLSGNLSLTSNYKYRGQDQDVSKVKAFKPAVQGGLDYAFGESGWYVGNWNSSVDWLPGNSIEMDLYGGYKFKAGEFDLDLGALTYLYPGNTTGNTTELYAAGTWGPLTAKYSHTVSKDYFGWAGAKAGSGRKGTNTGYLAFSFAQEVAPSITLKASVGFTRFASDIKDTGVPNYTDFSVGAAYDLGNGLSLGAAVAGANKKAYFGPANQSRLLVTLTKTL; this is encoded by the coding sequence ATGAACCACACATCTCTCAAGACCCTCGGTATCGCCCTTGTGGCAGCCATGCCCCTGATGGCCAGCGCCCAGCTGAGCGGCAACCTGAGCCTGACCTCGAACTACAAGTACCGCGGCCAGGACCAGGACGTCAGCAAGGTGAAGGCGTTCAAGCCTGCCGTGCAGGGCGGCCTGGACTATGCCTTTGGCGAATCCGGCTGGTACGTGGGCAACTGGAACTCCAGTGTGGACTGGCTGCCCGGCAACTCGATCGAGATGGACCTGTACGGCGGCTACAAATTCAAGGCCGGCGAATTCGACCTGGACCTGGGCGCGCTGACCTACCTCTACCCCGGCAACACCACGGGCAACACGACCGAGCTGTATGCGGCCGGCACCTGGGGGCCGCTGACGGCGAAGTACTCGCACACCGTCTCCAAAGACTATTTCGGCTGGGCCGGTGCCAAGGCAGGCTCGGGCCGCAAGGGCACGAACACGGGCTACCTGGCGTTCTCGTTCGCGCAGGAAGTGGCGCCCTCGATCACGCTCAAGGCTTCGGTGGGCTTCACGCGCTTTGCCAGCGACATCAAGGACACGGGCGTGCCCAACTACACCGATTTCAGCGTGGGCGCCGCCTATGACCTGGGCAATGGTCTCTCGCTCGGCGCAGCCGTGGCGGGCGCCAACAAGAAGGCTTATTTCGGACCCGCCAACCAGTCGCGCCTGCTCGTCACCCTGACCAAAACCCTGTAA
- the glnK gene encoding P-II family nitrogen regulator, translated as MKMVTAIIKPFKLDEVREALSDIGVQGITVTEVKGFGRQKGHTELYRGAEYVVDFLPKVKIEAAVADDLVERVIEAIEGAARTGKIGDGKIFVSDLEQVVRIRTGETGQDAL; from the coding sequence ATGAAAATGGTGACTGCCATCATCAAGCCGTTCAAACTCGACGAAGTGCGCGAGGCCCTCTCCGACATCGGGGTGCAGGGCATCACGGTGACCGAAGTAAAGGGCTTTGGCCGCCAGAAGGGCCATACCGAGCTCTACCGCGGCGCCGAGTACGTGGTGGACTTCCTGCCCAAAGTGAAGATCGAGGCCGCCGTTGCCGACGACCTGGTCGAGCGCGTCATCGAGGCCATCGAAGGCGCGGCGCGCACCGGCAAGATCGGCGACGGCAAGATTTTTGTCTCCGACCTCGAACAGGTGGTACGCATCCGCACCGGCGAGACCGGCCAGGACGCCCTGTAA
- a CDS encoding HAD domain-containing protein: protein MASHPGTGPGALPGSGPGAQQHLVHPPGVQRHVKRLPTSLRSRFIGGTYHKGVHGVDPWNQSMFRGTPRGVQIQQDAQRRTPRHWIALDDDLEDWPEAYRHHLIACDGTKGLSDPSVQCELEEQLQRCHSTPFTPG from the coding sequence ATGGCTTCCCATCCTGGAACAGGCCCTGGAGCCCTACCCGGCAGTGGCCCCGGTGCTCAGCAGCACCTGGTGCATCCGCCCGGGGTACAGCGCCACGTCAAACGCCTACCCACATCCTTGCGCTCCCGCTTCATAGGCGGGACATACCACAAGGGGGTACATGGCGTGGATCCCTGGAATCAATCCATGTTTCGTGGAACACCCCGGGGAGTACAAATCCAGCAGGACGCCCAGCGCAGAACGCCGCGCCACTGGATCGCGCTCGATGACGACCTCGAAGACTGGCCAGAGGCGTATCGGCACCACCTGATCGCCTGCGATGGAACGAAGGGTCTGTCCGATCCCAGTGTCCAGTGTGAGCTCGAAGAACAGCTACAACGCTGCCATTCCACCCCGTTCACCCCTGGGTGA
- the corA gene encoding magnesium/cobalt transporter CorA, producing MLINCVVYENGRKRADISVDDISDWLHKPDSFVWVALLDPSDEELEQMQQEFGLHELAVEDARKGHQRPKIEEYGEMVFVVLHLPESGYDAEDVGEVAIFVGHNYVLSVRRRSQKGFQDVRERCEREPLLLRHGSGFVLYALMDEVVDRYFPMIDDFESELETIEEHIFDRGAARGNIERLYALKRRTTVLRHAAGPLLEVAGKLHGGRVPEVCTGSQEYFRDVHDHLSRINGAIDTIRDTIGTAIQVNLSMVTIEESETTKRLAAWAAIFAVSTALAGIWGMNFEHMPELKWAFGYPAALAVIFCSGAVLYWRFRKTGWL from the coding sequence ATGCTCATCAACTGCGTTGTCTACGAAAACGGTCGCAAGCGCGCTGACATCAGTGTGGACGACATCAGCGACTGGCTGCACAAGCCCGACTCCTTCGTTTGGGTAGCGCTGCTGGACCCGTCGGACGAAGAACTCGAGCAGATGCAACAGGAGTTCGGTCTGCATGAACTCGCCGTTGAAGACGCCCGTAAAGGCCATCAGCGGCCCAAAATTGAAGAGTATGGCGAGATGGTGTTCGTCGTGCTCCACCTGCCCGAGTCTGGTTACGACGCCGAGGACGTGGGCGAGGTCGCCATTTTTGTCGGGCACAACTACGTGCTTTCGGTGCGGCGGCGCAGCCAGAAGGGTTTTCAGGATGTGCGCGAGCGCTGCGAGCGCGAGCCGCTGCTGCTGCGCCATGGCTCAGGCTTTGTGCTGTATGCCCTGATGGACGAGGTGGTGGACCGCTATTTCCCGATGATCGATGACTTTGAGTCGGAGCTGGAGACCATCGAGGAGCACATCTTCGATCGGGGCGCGGCGCGCGGCAACATCGAGCGGCTGTATGCCCTCAAACGCCGCACCACCGTGTTGCGCCATGCCGCAGGACCGCTGCTGGAAGTGGCAGGCAAGCTGCACGGCGGGCGCGTGCCCGAGGTGTGCACGGGCTCGCAGGAGTATTTCCGCGACGTGCACGACCACCTCTCGCGCATCAACGGGGCCATCGACACCATCCGCGACACCATCGGCACGGCCATCCAGGTGAATCTGTCGATGGTGACCATCGAAGAGTCCGAGACCACCAAACGCCTGGCGGCCTGGGCAGCCATCTTTGCCGTGTCCACGGCCCTGGCCGGCATCTGGGGCATGAACTTCGAGCACATGCCCGAGCTGAAATGGGCCTTTGGCTACCCGGCGGCGCTGGCGGTAATCTTTTGTTCCGGCGCCGTCTTGTACTGGCGTTTTCGCAAGACAGGCTGGCTGTAG
- a CDS encoding ATP-dependent helicase — translation MLRESVMACEGHVLVIGGPGSGKTTLALRKAVKRIRDGMLPGQSALFLSFSRAAVARILDAAKLESTKAEQEQLSIQTFHSFFWDILKAHAYLLGAPHRLSILLPHDEKALSGGLGDEDDGWDEWLVERERLFREEGRIAFDLFALNATALLARCSHLLASIAHRHPIIIVDEAQDTGQYAWQCIQMLAPHTQVLCLADLEQQIFDYLPGVGPERVIAIRAALKPHEIDLGTQNHRSPDSEILAFGNDILTAKPRGAPYKGVSALAYRPEKPPPNWNHLLRRALGELLKSIRAQSDKKVETIAILVTNNRSALKMSNALNALGASVGRPVRHKLLFDEAEALLSARFAAFLLEPKDLAQLEADVATSMEMIAAARRATGQGRKEVAKLLEQANKIKGGKALNINIANALRGLISGLAVNDFSGDPAEDWLAVKHELRATNQDELTRVAAQLDFLVAFRRGHRISAALSDEWLRDGAYTNARTALDLALAQEQILDGVEPPMGLQVMNFHKAKGKQFDGVILVREARRTGPAVESSFVWRGDPAPYPKSRRVLRVGITRAKVHTLILDPLWPQCPLLKGHKL, via the coding sequence ATGCTGCGCGAAAGCGTCATGGCTTGCGAGGGCCATGTCTTGGTCATCGGCGGCCCCGGCAGCGGCAAGACGACGCTCGCGCTGCGCAAGGCGGTCAAGCGGATTCGCGACGGCATGCTTCCGGGTCAGTCGGCCTTGTTCCTGAGCTTCTCGCGGGCGGCAGTGGCGCGCATCTTGGATGCCGCCAAGCTCGAGTCCACCAAAGCCGAACAGGAGCAGCTCTCCATCCAGACGTTTCATTCGTTCTTCTGGGATATCCTCAAAGCCCACGCCTACCTGCTTGGGGCACCGCATAGGCTCTCGATCTTGCTGCCACACGACGAGAAGGCCCTGTCGGGCGGCCTCGGCGACGAAGACGATGGCTGGGACGAGTGGCTCGTCGAGCGTGAGCGGCTGTTTCGAGAAGAGGGGCGGATCGCGTTCGATCTGTTCGCGCTCAATGCGACAGCTCTGTTGGCGCGCTGCTCGCATCTTTTGGCGTCGATCGCCCATCGGCATCCCATCATCATCGTGGACGAAGCCCAGGACACCGGCCAATACGCGTGGCAGTGCATCCAGATGCTCGCGCCACACACGCAGGTGCTGTGCCTGGCAGACCTCGAGCAGCAAATCTTCGACTACCTACCAGGCGTCGGCCCGGAGCGCGTGATCGCCATCCGGGCGGCGTTGAAGCCGCACGAGATCGACCTTGGGACGCAGAACCACCGCAGCCCGGACTCCGAAATCTTGGCGTTCGGCAATGACATCCTGACGGCCAAGCCACGCGGCGCGCCCTACAAGGGCGTATCCGCCCTTGCCTACCGCCCCGAGAAGCCACCGCCGAACTGGAATCATCTGCTGCGCCGAGCCCTCGGGGAGCTCTTGAAATCAATTCGGGCTCAGAGCGACAAGAAGGTGGAGACGATCGCGATACTGGTCACCAACAACCGCAGTGCGTTGAAGATGTCCAACGCCCTCAACGCGTTGGGGGCCAGCGTCGGTAGGCCGGTTCGGCACAAGCTACTGTTCGACGAGGCCGAAGCGCTGCTGTCAGCCCGTTTCGCGGCCTTTCTGCTGGAACCCAAGGATCTCGCCCAATTGGAGGCCGATGTCGCCACCAGCATGGAAATGATCGCCGCCGCGAGGCGCGCGACGGGACAGGGCCGGAAGGAAGTCGCCAAACTCTTGGAGCAGGCCAACAAAATCAAGGGTGGCAAGGCCCTGAACATCAACATCGCCAACGCGCTGCGCGGCCTGATTTCAGGCTTGGCAGTTAACGATTTCAGCGGCGATCCCGCCGAGGACTGGCTCGCGGTCAAACATGAGCTGCGGGCGACCAATCAAGACGAACTCACGCGGGTCGCTGCGCAGTTGGACTTCTTGGTCGCGTTCCGTCGGGGACATCGCATCTCGGCTGCCCTCTCTGATGAATGGCTTCGCGACGGCGCCTACACCAACGCCCGCACCGCCCTCGACTTGGCTCTCGCACAGGAGCAAATCCTCGACGGCGTGGAGCCACCGATGGGCTTGCAAGTCATGAACTTCCACAAGGCCAAGGGCAAGCAGTTCGACGGAGTCATCCTCGTCCGCGAAGCTCGTCGGACGGGCCCCGCCGTCGAATCATCTTTCGTTTGGCGAGGCGACCCTGCCCCGTATCCCAAAAGCCGACGTGTGCTTCGAGTCGGCATCACGCGAGCAAAAGTCCACACGCTCATCCTCGATCCGCTTTGGCCGCAATGCCCCCTGCTCAAGGGGCACAAACTCTAA
- a CDS encoding YoaK family protein, with the protein MRRFRHLTGQHRTVASNRRLGLLLAFNAGAVNAGGFLVVRLYTSHMTGFVSLLADNLVLGNMVLVLSAVGALLAFVSGAALTAILVNWARQHRLHSSYALPLLIVALLMLVFGLVGAVTLDWHTPFAVPVTVLLLSFIMGLQNATVTKMSSAQIRTTHMTGVITDLGIELGKMLYWNSSASPPDQQVRANRQRLRLFAGLLAMFLVGGIAGAAGFKHVGFVFVVPLALVLFALALPPLWIDRARLRPNSRRAHGTPAAGQNPPPAP; encoded by the coding sequence GTGCGGCGATTTCGCCACCTCACCGGCCAGCACCGCACGGTGGCCAGCAACCGGCGGCTGGGCTTGCTGCTCGCCTTCAACGCGGGCGCGGTCAACGCCGGGGGGTTTCTGGTGGTGCGGCTTTACACCTCGCACATGACGGGTTTTGTGTCCCTGCTGGCCGACAACCTGGTGCTGGGCAACATGGTGCTGGTGCTCAGCGCCGTGGGCGCGCTGCTGGCGTTCGTCAGCGGCGCGGCGCTCACTGCCATTTTGGTGAACTGGGCACGCCAGCACCGGCTGCACAGCAGCTACGCGCTGCCGCTGCTCATCGTGGCGCTGCTGATGCTGGTGTTCGGGCTGGTGGGCGCGGTCACGCTGGACTGGCATACGCCGTTTGCCGTGCCCGTCACGGTACTGCTGCTGTCTTTCATCATGGGCTTGCAGAACGCCACGGTGACCAAGATGTCCTCGGCCCAGATCCGCACCACGCACATGACCGGCGTCATCACCGACCTGGGCATTGAGCTGGGCAAGATGCTCTACTGGAACAGCAGCGCCAGCCCGCCCGACCAGCAGGTGCGCGCCAACCGCCAGCGCCTGCGCCTGTTTGCCGGGCTGCTGGCCATGTTTCTGGTGGGCGGCATCGCCGGTGCCGCCGGGTTCAAGCATGTGGGCTTTGTGTTTGTGGTGCCGCTGGCGCTGGTGCTGTTTGCGCTGGCCCTGCCGCCCCTGTGGATTGACCGCGCCCGCCTGCGCCCGAACAGCCGCCGCGCGCACGGCACCCCCGCCGCCGGGCAGAACCCACCGCCCGCCCCCTGA